The following are encoded in a window of Geobacter metallireducens GS-15 genomic DNA:
- a CDS encoding Rrf2 family transcriptional regulator, with amino-acid sequence MRLSTRAQYAVRAMVDLSLHSEGRPVSLKDIALREDIPLNYLEQLFNRLRRGAIVESVRGPGGGYLLARESSAIRVGEIVATVEEPLTPVSCMDKGKGRCTRTAACTTHNVWEMLGERIRTFLDSITLEDLVIEARGRGGEE; translated from the coding sequence ATGCGGCTTTCGACACGGGCACAGTATGCGGTTCGGGCCATGGTGGATCTTTCCCTCCACTCGGAGGGGAGACCGGTCTCGCTCAAGGATATTGCCCTGCGGGAGGATATTCCCCTCAACTATCTGGAGCAGCTCTTCAACCGGCTGCGCCGCGGTGCCATCGTGGAGAGTGTGCGGGGACCCGGGGGAGGATACCTCCTGGCCCGGGAGAGTTCGGCAATCCGGGTGGGGGAGATCGTGGCCACGGTTGAGGAACCCCTGACGCCGGTTTCGTGCATGGACAAGGGGAAGGGGCGTTGCACCCGGACGGCCGCCTGCACCACCCACAATGTCTGGGAGATGCTCGGCGAGCGGATCAGAACCTTTCTCGATTCCATTACCCTGGAGGACCTGGTAATCGAGGCACGGGGGCGCGGAGGCGAGGAGTGA
- the cmk gene encoding (d)CMP kinase, with protein MSGVGRRGLIIAIDGPSGAGKSTITKRLADRLGYVHIDTGAMFRAVALVAKRAGLDGADDESLERLCRGIEIDFFRNNGCCRVIVNGEDVTEAIRTPDISSLTSAISARKVVRDFLLTLQRRMGNEGGVILEGRDIGTVVFPNADVKFFLSASVEERGRRRWLELTGKGVNVTLEDTVSAVALRDKQDSGREHAPLRRADDAIDVDSTGLSIDQVIAIMEGMVREKEQAHSVCAP; from the coding sequence GTGAGCGGCGTGGGAAGACGGGGACTCATCATAGCCATTGACGGACCCTCCGGCGCAGGGAAGAGCACCATCACCAAGCGCCTGGCCGACCGCCTCGGCTATGTCCACATCGACACCGGCGCCATGTTCCGGGCAGTGGCTCTCGTTGCGAAACGGGCAGGCCTGGACGGTGCCGACGACGAGTCCCTTGAGCGGTTGTGCCGTGGGATAGAGATCGATTTTTTTCGCAACAACGGCTGCTGCCGCGTCATCGTCAACGGCGAGGATGTGACCGAAGCCATCAGGACGCCGGACATCAGTTCCCTGACATCGGCCATCTCGGCCCGCAAGGTCGTCCGTGATTTTCTTCTGACGCTCCAACGCCGTATGGGGAATGAAGGGGGCGTGATCCTGGAGGGGCGGGACATCGGCACCGTGGTTTTCCCCAATGCTGATGTCAAATTCTTCCTCTCTGCGTCGGTGGAGGAGCGCGGACGACGCCGCTGGCTCGAATTGACGGGCAAGGGCGTGAATGTCACCTTGGAAGACACGGTTTCGGCCGTCGCCCTGAGGGATAAACAGGATTCGGGGCGCGAGCATGCTCCCCTCAGGCGAGCCGATGACGCCATAGACGTCGATTCGACCGGCCTTTCCATAGATCAGGTGATCGCCATCATGGAGGGGATGGTCCGGGAAAAGGAGCAGGCCCACAGCGTCTGCGCCCCCTGA
- the mnmA gene encoding tRNA 2-thiouridine(34) synthase MnmA — protein sequence MTEKARKRIVVAMSGGVDSSVTAALLKEEGHEVIGISMQVWDYSKFSAPEGEKFDTCCSLDDIHDARRVAEQIGIPFYVVNFEEEFQRLVIDDFVDEYFRGRTPNPCVRCNQRVKFELLLRKARELGADLLATGHYARIERGGDGLFHLLRGDDPGKDQSYFLFTLTQEQLARVTFPLGGMTKPEVRQLATRFGLRVAEKGESQEICFVPDNDYVRFLEDERGAGQLVGEIVDRAGTVLGHHEGTYRYTVGQRRGLGIAHPHPLYVVGVDAERRQVIVGPKEELLAPGLVATDVTWVIALATETLEAACKIRYRHHPVPCTVTVLAGNRAQVRFREPEKSVTPGQAVVFYHGDEVLGGGWIDAAMTEG from the coding sequence ATGACGGAAAAAGCGAGAAAACGGATTGTCGTCGCCATGAGCGGCGGGGTCGATTCGTCGGTGACGGCGGCGCTCCTGAAGGAGGAGGGGCACGAGGTCATCGGCATCTCCATGCAGGTCTGGGATTACTCCAAATTCAGCGCCCCGGAGGGAGAGAAGTTCGACACCTGCTGCTCCCTGGATGACATCCACGACGCCCGCCGGGTGGCGGAGCAGATCGGGATCCCCTTCTACGTGGTGAATTTCGAGGAGGAGTTCCAGCGGCTGGTCATTGACGACTTTGTGGACGAGTATTTTCGGGGGCGAACCCCCAACCCCTGCGTGCGGTGCAACCAGCGGGTGAAGTTTGAGCTCTTGCTCCGGAAGGCCCGGGAGCTGGGAGCCGACCTCCTGGCCACTGGCCACTACGCCCGGATCGAGCGTGGTGGTGACGGTCTGTTCCATCTCCTGCGGGGGGATGATCCCGGCAAGGACCAGAGCTACTTCCTCTTCACCCTCACCCAGGAGCAGCTTGCCCGGGTCACCTTCCCCTTGGGGGGGATGACTAAGCCGGAAGTGAGGCAGCTGGCGACCCGGTTCGGCCTGCGGGTGGCAGAGAAGGGGGAGAGCCAGGAGATCTGCTTTGTCCCGGACAACGATTACGTCCGGTTTCTGGAGGATGAGCGGGGCGCAGGTCAACTGGTCGGGGAGATTGTCGACCGGGCTGGCACCGTACTGGGACACCACGAAGGGACCTACCGCTACACCGTGGGGCAGCGCCGGGGGCTCGGCATTGCCCATCCCCATCCCCTCTACGTGGTGGGGGTCGATGCGGAGCGGCGGCAGGTGATTGTCGGGCCCAAGGAGGAACTCCTGGCCCCGGGGCTCGTGGCCACGGATGTGACGTGGGTCATTGCCCTGGCAACGGAGACCCTGGAGGCAGCGTGCAAGATCCGCTACCGGCACCATCCCGTGCCCTGCACGGTGACGGTTCTTGCCGGCAACCGGGCACAGGTCCGGTTCCGGGAGCCGGAGAAGTCGGTCACGCCGGGGCAGGCGGTGGTCTTCTACCACGGTGACGAGGTGCTCGGTGGCGGTTGGATCGATGCGGCGATGACCGAGGGGTAG
- a CDS encoding prephenate dehydrogenase, which produces MPFIHRLAIIGVGLIGGSLARILREKGAVGEIVGIGRGEANLRKAVELGVIDRYSLDSVAGVEGADVVFLATPVCSIPSITAEIAPHLAPGCVVTDGGSVKEEIVSACEPLMPNGIHFVGGHPIAGTEHSGVEASFSSLYVGKRCIVTPTSRTSQDALAKVVRMWEVAGSEVVIMDTEKHDRVLAAISHLPHMVAYALVNAVEGYDRFEESILRYSAGGFRDFTRIASSDPAMWRDIALMNREAVIEMMDHFAAYFARLRELVAAADAPGLERFFRESKESRDAIL; this is translated from the coding sequence ATGCCCTTCATCCATAGATTAGCCATCATCGGCGTTGGCCTTATCGGCGGCTCCCTGGCCCGCATCCTGCGAGAGAAGGGGGCGGTGGGGGAGATTGTCGGAATCGGGCGCGGCGAAGCAAACCTGCGCAAGGCGGTGGAACTTGGGGTTATCGATCGGTACTCCCTGGATTCCGTAGCCGGCGTCGAGGGTGCTGACGTCGTTTTCCTGGCCACGCCGGTCTGCTCCATTCCTTCCATAACGGCCGAGATTGCCCCCCATCTGGCTCCCGGTTGCGTGGTGACCGACGGGGGGAGCGTGAAGGAAGAGATTGTTTCCGCCTGCGAACCCCTCATGCCGAACGGGATTCATTTCGTCGGCGGGCACCCCATCGCCGGCACCGAGCACTCGGGTGTGGAAGCGTCGTTTTCCTCCCTCTATGTGGGAAAGCGCTGCATCGTGACCCCTACCTCCCGTACCAGCCAGGATGCCCTTGCCAAGGTGGTGCGGATGTGGGAGGTCGCCGGTTCCGAAGTGGTCATCATGGATACGGAGAAGCACGACCGGGTGCTTGCGGCCATTTCCCATCTCCCCCACATGGTTGCCTATGCTCTGGTGAATGCCGTTGAAGGGTACGACCGCTTCGAGGAGAGTATCCTTCGCTACTCCGCCGGCGGGTTCCGCGACTTTACCCGGATAGCCTCGTCGGACCCGGCCATGTGGCGGGACATCGCCCTCATGAATCGGGAAGCGGTCATCGAAATGATGGACCATTTTGCCGCATACTTTGCGAGACTCCGGGAGTTGGTGGCAGCGGCCGACGCCCCTGGACTCGAACGCTTCTTCCGGGAATCGAAGGAAAGCAGAGACGCTATTCTGTAG
- the pheA gene encoding prephenate dehydratase, giving the protein MKTLQELRRDIDAIDDQILDLLNSRSRLAIEVGKVKAGENRDFHVPSREREIYERLAAGNSGPFPNEAVRSVFREIISASLALESPMKVAFLGPKATFTHLASLQHFGLSAELVPQKSIPAVFEEVSKGRSLYGVVPVENSTEGMVSHTLDMFMESDLKINAEILLEVSHDLLSRTGRLEDVKKVYSHPQAIAQCRNWLDENLSGVPVVDVASTALAAQIVGEDYTAAAIASEFAAALYDLKVVRHRIEDQVNNFTRFLVVGRKMADRCGDDKTSLMFSVKDEPGILHRMLEPFAKRGVNLSKIESRPLKKKAWEYIFFLDLAGHISDPVVSDAVQELKNYCQFVKILGSYPRAK; this is encoded by the coding sequence ATGAAAACGCTCCAAGAGCTGCGTCGTGATATCGACGCCATTGATGATCAGATCCTGGATCTTCTTAACAGCCGCTCCCGGCTGGCCATAGAGGTCGGCAAGGTCAAAGCGGGAGAGAACCGCGACTTCCACGTCCCGAGCCGTGAACGGGAAATCTATGAGCGGCTTGCGGCCGGGAATTCTGGACCCTTCCCGAACGAGGCGGTCCGGAGCGTCTTCCGGGAGATCATTTCTGCTTCCCTTGCCCTCGAATCCCCCATGAAGGTTGCCTTTCTCGGCCCCAAGGCGACGTTCACTCATCTTGCTTCCCTGCAGCATTTCGGCCTGTCGGCGGAACTCGTCCCCCAGAAGTCTATCCCTGCTGTTTTCGAGGAGGTCAGCAAGGGGCGTTCCCTCTACGGCGTGGTTCCGGTGGAAAACTCCACCGAGGGGATGGTTTCCCACACCCTCGACATGTTCATGGAGAGCGATCTCAAAATCAACGCGGAGATACTCCTGGAGGTTTCCCATGATCTCCTCTCCCGCACCGGCCGCTTGGAGGATGTGAAGAAGGTCTACTCCCACCCCCAGGCCATTGCCCAGTGCCGCAACTGGCTCGACGAGAATCTGTCGGGCGTGCCGGTGGTGGATGTGGCCTCCACGGCCCTGGCGGCCCAGATCGTCGGGGAGGACTATACCGCCGCCGCCATTGCCAGCGAGTTTGCTGCGGCGCTGTATGATCTGAAAGTGGTGCGCCACAGGATCGAGGACCAGGTGAACAACTTCACCCGCTTCCTGGTTGTGGGGCGGAAAATGGCAGATCGGTGCGGCGACGACAAGACCTCCCTCATGTTTTCGGTCAAGGACGAGCCGGGAATCCTCCACCGGATGCTGGAGCCCTTTGCCAAACGGGGGGTCAACCTGTCCAAGATCGAGTCGCGCCCCCTCAAGAAAAAGGCCTGGGAGTACATATTTTTCCTCGATCTGGCCGGCCACATCTCAGATCCGGTGGTGTCCGACGCGGTCCAGGAACTGAAGAACTACTGCCAGTTTGTCAAGATCCTCGGATCATACCCCCGGGCGAAATAG
- the aroA gene encoding 3-phosphoshikimate 1-carboxyvinyltransferase, with product MQSYTVRPAKGIRGEITVPGDKSISHRSIMLGSIARGETTVRGFLRGEDNIATLNAFRAMGVVIDDDGETLRIAGKGLRGLAEPTDVLDCGNSGTSMRLLTGLLAPQRFYSVLSGDQYLRRRPMRRVVEPLSRMGACIHGREGGEKAPLAIVGRDLKGISYTSSVASAQVKSALMLAGLYAEGETRVTEPHLSRDHSERMFRHFGADIENGPAGVVVRGGRELEGRDIIVPGDISSAAFFMVAALIVPGSELLIRGVGVNPTRTGIIDILTAMGGSLELLDQREVSGEPVADILVRSSRLKGIEIAGEVVPRAIDEFPVICVAAAVAEGRTVVREARELRVKETDRIAAMATNLRAVGVTVTESEDGMDIEGAEQIAAGTVESFGDHRIAMSMLIAGLTAGGDITVTDTECIGTSFPTFFPLLEKVAAR from the coding sequence GTGCAGAGCTATACCGTTCGGCCGGCCAAGGGGATTCGTGGCGAGATCACCGTTCCCGGCGACAAGTCCATATCCCACCGTTCCATCATGCTCGGTTCCATTGCCCGCGGGGAAACCACGGTGCGCGGCTTTCTCCGGGGCGAGGACAATATTGCCACCCTGAACGCCTTCCGGGCCATGGGCGTTGTCATCGACGACGACGGCGAGACGCTCCGCATCGCCGGGAAAGGACTTCGTGGCCTCGCGGAACCGACGGACGTCCTTGACTGCGGCAATTCCGGGACTTCCATGAGGCTTCTGACCGGTCTTCTGGCTCCCCAACGGTTCTACTCGGTGCTGTCCGGCGACCAGTACCTGCGGCGCCGTCCCATGCGGCGGGTGGTGGAGCCCCTCTCACGGATGGGTGCCTGCATTCATGGTCGTGAAGGAGGGGAAAAGGCGCCCCTTGCCATTGTCGGACGGGACCTGAAAGGGATCTCCTACACGTCGTCCGTTGCGAGTGCCCAGGTGAAGTCGGCGCTCATGCTGGCCGGGCTCTATGCAGAAGGTGAGACGCGGGTTACCGAGCCGCACCTTTCCCGGGATCACTCGGAGCGGATGTTTCGCCACTTCGGAGCCGACATCGAGAACGGCCCCGCCGGAGTAGTCGTCCGCGGCGGCCGGGAGTTGGAAGGGCGGGACATTATAGTTCCCGGAGATATCTCGTCTGCCGCCTTCTTCATGGTGGCGGCCCTCATCGTCCCCGGCTCCGAGCTTCTCATCCGCGGGGTCGGGGTGAACCCGACACGCACCGGCATCATCGACATCCTGACCGCCATGGGAGGCTCCCTGGAGTTGCTCGACCAGCGGGAGGTTTCCGGAGAGCCGGTTGCCGATATACTGGTACGCTCGTCTCGCCTCAAGGGGATTGAAATTGCCGGCGAGGTGGTCCCCCGGGCCATCGATGAATTCCCCGTCATCTGTGTCGCCGCTGCCGTGGCCGAGGGGCGCACTGTCGTCAGGGAGGCCCGGGAACTCCGTGTCAAGGAGACCGACCGGATTGCCGCCATGGCCACCAACCTGCGGGCGGTAGGTGTGACGGTCACCGAAAGCGAAGACGGCATGGATATCGAGGGGGCGGAGCAGATTGCCGCAGGCACCGTGGAGAGCTTCGGCGATCACCGGATCGCCATGTCGATGCTCATCGCGGGCCTCACGGCAGGGGGCGATATTACCGTTACCGACACCGAGTGTATCGGCACGTCGTTCCCCACGTTCTTCCCGCTGCTCGAAAAGGTTGCGGCCCGGTGA
- the cysE gene encoding serine O-acetyltransferase translates to MFARLHEDIQSVKERDPAARSSVEVFFCYPGLHAIWFHRFAHWFWMREFFFLGRFLSHIGRFFTGIEIHPGATIGRRLFIDHGMGVVIGETAEIGDDVTIYHGVTLGGVSLEKKKRHPTVDNNAVIGSGAKVLGPFTVGVGAKIGSNSVVVKEVPANATVVGIPGRVVMAADEPAKKADFEHGKLPDPEAKAISCLFDQLRELERKYADLADEHAALRRRVESGK, encoded by the coding sequence ATGTTCGCACGCCTGCATGAGGATATCCAATCGGTCAAAGAACGGGACCCCGCCGCCCGCAGCAGCGTTGAGGTCTTTTTCTGCTACCCCGGCCTTCACGCCATCTGGTTCCATCGGTTTGCCCACTGGTTCTGGATGCGTGAGTTCTTTTTTCTCGGCCGATTTCTCTCGCACATTGGTCGCTTCTTTACCGGCATCGAGATCCATCCCGGCGCCACCATCGGGCGGCGGCTCTTCATCGACCACGGCATGGGGGTGGTGATCGGCGAGACGGCCGAGATCGGCGACGATGTCACCATCTACCACGGGGTCACCCTTGGTGGCGTGAGCCTGGAGAAGAAGAAGCGCCATCCCACGGTGGATAACAATGCAGTCATCGGCTCCGGCGCCAAGGTGCTCGGCCCCTTTACGGTTGGGGTGGGGGCGAAGATCGGCTCCAACTCGGTGGTGGTGAAGGAGGTGCCGGCGAACGCAACGGTAGTCGGCATTCCGGGACGGGTGGTCATGGCTGCCGATGAGCCGGCCAAGAAAGCAGACTTCGAGCACGGGAAGCTTCCCGACCCGGAAGCGAAAGCCATTTCGTGCCTCTTCGATCAACTGCGGGAACTGGAGCGCAAGTATGCCGATCTTGCGGACGAACATGCCGCGCTCAGGCGTCGGGTGGAGTCAGGGAAGTAG
- a CDS encoding 30S ribosomal protein S1 has translation MSEDKDMKNRNAMTIKRFVDVEEDGEHGGSGEFAELFQESIKQHRVGEVVTGKVVHISNEFVLVDIGYKSEGCIAIDEFLDEDGNLTVKVGDEVKALFERKENQKGYAVLSRRKAERLAVWDVIDEAGGEGGIIEGKITGKVKGGLTVDIGVQAFLPASQVDLRPGGNLDKYIGTTDRFKVLKLNKKRGNIVLSRRVLMEEERESSRKETLATLAEGQVREGVVKNITDYGAFVDIGGVDGLLHVTDMSWGRLGHPSEILKPGDKLNVKVLKYDQEKGKISLGLKQVTPDPWVSVEQKYNQGDRVKGKVVSLTDYGAFIALEDGVEGLVHVSEMSWTRRLRHPSEILTVGDEVETVVLGVDMGNRRISLGLKQVQVNPWTQLEEKYPVGTKLEGQIKSITDFGVFIGIEEGIDGLVHVSDISWTKRIKHPGEVFTKGQTVQAVVLNIDPENERLSLGIKQLLLDPWSEIPVKYRPGTRVHGKVTSVTDFGVFLEIEEGIEGLIHVSELSREKVASPKEFTNVGDELDAVVLSVDESEKKIALSIKSLQMAAEKAEIESYMQAQGEATSNLGELLKVGFRKNGDGND, from the coding sequence ATGAGTGAAGACAAGGACATGAAGAACCGCAACGCCATGACGATCAAGCGATTCGTCGATGTGGAGGAGGATGGGGAGCACGGGGGGTCGGGGGAGTTCGCCGAGCTTTTCCAGGAGAGCATCAAGCAGCACCGCGTGGGAGAGGTCGTCACCGGCAAGGTTGTTCACATCAGCAATGAATTTGTGCTTGTCGACATCGGCTACAAGTCCGAGGGGTGCATTGCCATAGACGAATTCCTTGACGAAGACGGCAATCTGACCGTCAAGGTCGGCGACGAAGTGAAGGCGCTCTTCGAGCGGAAGGAGAACCAAAAGGGGTATGCGGTTCTCTCGCGGCGCAAGGCCGAGCGTCTGGCCGTCTGGGATGTTATCGATGAAGCCGGCGGCGAAGGTGGCATCATCGAAGGCAAGATTACCGGTAAGGTAAAGGGTGGGCTTACCGTCGATATCGGCGTTCAGGCTTTCCTTCCCGCCTCCCAGGTCGATCTCCGGCCCGGGGGCAACCTCGACAAATACATCGGCACCACCGACCGGTTCAAGGTCCTCAAGCTCAACAAAAAGCGGGGCAATATCGTTCTCTCCCGCAGGGTACTCATGGAGGAGGAACGGGAGTCTTCGCGCAAAGAGACCCTCGCCACCCTTGCCGAAGGGCAGGTCCGTGAAGGGGTGGTCAAAAATATTACCGATTATGGCGCCTTTGTGGACATCGGCGGTGTTGACGGCCTCCTCCACGTGACCGATATGTCGTGGGGCCGCCTCGGGCATCCTTCCGAGATTCTCAAGCCGGGCGACAAGCTGAATGTCAAGGTGCTCAAGTACGACCAGGAAAAAGGGAAAATCTCCCTTGGCCTCAAGCAGGTTACCCCTGACCCCTGGGTCTCCGTAGAGCAGAAGTACAACCAGGGCGACCGGGTAAAGGGGAAGGTTGTGAGCCTGACCGATTACGGGGCATTTATCGCCCTGGAGGACGGGGTAGAGGGGCTTGTCCATGTCTCTGAAATGTCCTGGACCCGCAGGCTGCGTCATCCCTCGGAAATCCTTACCGTGGGCGACGAGGTGGAAACGGTGGTCCTCGGTGTCGATATGGGCAATCGCCGTATCTCCCTCGGCCTTAAGCAGGTGCAGGTGAACCCCTGGACGCAGCTTGAGGAGAAGTACCCCGTGGGCACCAAGCTTGAGGGGCAGATCAAGAGCATCACCGACTTCGGTGTTTTCATCGGCATCGAAGAGGGGATCGACGGTCTTGTCCATGTCTCCGACATCTCGTGGACAAAACGGATCAAGCACCCGGGTGAAGTGTTCACCAAGGGGCAGACGGTCCAGGCTGTCGTGCTGAACATCGACCCCGAGAACGAGCGCCTCTCCCTCGGCATCAAGCAGCTTCTGCTCGATCCCTGGAGCGAGATTCCGGTCAAGTATCGTCCCGGTACCCGCGTTCACGGCAAGGTCACGTCGGTCACCGACTTCGGTGTCTTCCTGGAGATCGAGGAAGGGATCGAAGGGCTCATTCACGTGTCTGAACTTTCACGGGAAAAGGTGGCATCTCCCAAGGAGTTCACCAATGTCGGCGACGAACTTGACGCGGTGGTGCTCAGCGTCGACGAGTCGGAAAAGAAAATTGCCCTTTCCATCAAATCTCTCCAGATGGCGGCTGAAAAAGCAGAGATCGAGTCGTACATGCAGGCCCAGGGTGAGGCCACGTCCAACCTCGGCGAGCTTCTCAAGGTGGGGTTCCGGAAAAACGGTGACGGAAACGACTAA
- a CDS encoding 4-hydroxy-3-methylbut-2-enyl diphosphate reductase, whose amino-acid sequence MEIILAKRAGFCFGVKRATQMAFEAAEKEGKTYSLGPIIHSPQVVHRLEEMGVKVLKGLGEITDGTIIVRSHGVTSEELEEAVRKELEVVDATCPFVKKAQENVQNLSEAGYEVVVVGDADHPEVQGIVSYAKGKVCVVGSEEEAARLPKMKKIGIVAQTTQSFDNLKHVVLECLRKGAEIRIFNTICDATAVRQQEATALARTVDCMIVIGGYNSANTKRLAEVCAELQPRTHQIETAQEINPAWFEGVAKVGVTAGASTPKWLIDEVIERIREIDSAKTS is encoded by the coding sequence ATGGAAATAATTCTGGCCAAGCGGGCCGGCTTTTGCTTCGGCGTTAAACGGGCCACCCAGATGGCCTTCGAGGCGGCCGAAAAAGAGGGGAAAACCTACTCCCTCGGTCCCATAATCCACTCGCCTCAGGTGGTGCACCGGCTTGAGGAGATGGGTGTTAAGGTTCTCAAGGGGCTCGGCGAAATAACCGACGGGACCATCATAGTCCGTTCCCACGGCGTGACTTCGGAGGAGTTGGAAGAGGCGGTCCGGAAGGAACTTGAAGTCGTCGATGCCACCTGTCCCTTTGTCAAGAAGGCCCAAGAGAATGTTCAGAATCTCTCCGAGGCCGGTTACGAAGTGGTTGTTGTGGGGGATGCCGATCATCCCGAGGTCCAGGGGATCGTTTCCTACGCCAAGGGGAAGGTTTGCGTGGTCGGGTCCGAGGAGGAAGCGGCACGGTTGCCGAAGATGAAGAAGATCGGCATAGTCGCCCAGACCACTCAATCTTTCGATAATCTGAAGCATGTGGTCCTCGAATGTCTTCGCAAGGGGGCAGAAATTCGCATCTTCAACACCATCTGTGATGCGACGGCCGTGCGCCAGCAGGAGGCGACGGCTTTGGCCCGCACGGTTGACTGCATGATCGTTATCGGTGGCTACAACAGCGCCAATACCAAACGCCTCGCCGAGGTCTGCGCTGAACTCCAACCCCGGACCCATCAGATTGAGACGGCCCAGGAGATCAACCCTGCCTGGTTCGAGGGGGTAGCCAAGGTGGGGGTGACCGCCGGAGCGTCAACTCCCAAGTGGCTCATCGATGAGGTGATCGAGCGGATCAGAGAGATTGATAGTGCTAAAACTAGTTGA
- a CDS encoding cysteine desulfurase family protein encodes MIYLDHNATTPVHPDVVEALLPFLQGKFGNPSSIHWAGRAVKGAVEEAREQVSALVGCEPGEVVFTSSGTEADNMAIKGVAAALGGRGNHIVTTQVEHPGVANPCLYLESLGFEVTRVTVDRDGLLDLERLEAAITDRTILISAMAANNETGVLFPVREIGEIAACRRVYFHCDGVQAAGRIPLSVRDDSISFLALSGHKLYAPKGIGALVVRRGVKCHPLIHGGSQERNRRGGTENVAGIVAFGRACAIARETMNGEMGRIKGLRDRLEEGILSRVSGACVNGHREQRLPTTTNITIPGVEADSLLMALDLEGIAASSGSACSSGTLKLSPVLAAMGRTPEEAKGSVRFSLGKGNTVEEIDRVLAVLPAIVARLRGES; translated from the coding sequence ATGATCTATCTGGACCACAATGCGACAACGCCGGTCCACCCTGATGTGGTGGAGGCGTTGTTGCCGTTTCTGCAGGGGAAGTTCGGCAACCCGTCCAGCATCCACTGGGCCGGTCGGGCCGTGAAGGGGGCGGTGGAGGAGGCCCGGGAACAGGTGTCGGCGCTCGTGGGATGCGAGCCGGGTGAGGTGGTGTTCACCTCGTCGGGAACCGAGGCCGACAACATGGCCATCAAGGGGGTCGCTGCGGCCCTTGGGGGGCGCGGCAACCACATCGTCACCACCCAGGTGGAGCACCCAGGAGTGGCAAACCCCTGCCTCTACCTGGAGAGTCTCGGTTTCGAGGTGACCCGCGTGACCGTGGACCGGGACGGCCTTCTGGACCTGGAGCGGCTGGAGGCGGCCATCACCGACCGGACCATTCTCATCTCGGCCATGGCCGCCAACAACGAGACCGGCGTCCTCTTCCCGGTACGCGAGATCGGTGAGATTGCAGCGTGCCGCCGTGTCTATTTCCACTGCGACGGGGTCCAGGCGGCCGGCAGGATTCCACTCTCGGTCCGGGATGACAGCATCTCGTTTCTGGCCCTCTCGGGGCACAAGCTCTATGCCCCGAAGGGGATAGGAGCCTTGGTGGTGCGGCGCGGGGTGAAGTGCCACCCGCTGATCCATGGTGGCTCCCAGGAGCGCAACCGCCGCGGAGGGACCGAGAACGTGGCCGGCATCGTGGCCTTTGGCAGGGCGTGCGCCATTGCCCGCGAAACCATGAATGGCGAAATGGGGCGGATTAAAGGATTGCGCGACCGGTTGGAAGAGGGGATACTGTCACGGGTTTCCGGCGCCTGCGTGAACGGCCACCGGGAGCAGCGGCTCCCCACCACTACCAATATCACGATTCCCGGTGTGGAGGCCGATTCGCTCCTCATGGCACTGGACCTGGAGGGGATAGCTGCGTCATCGGGCTCCGCGTGCAGTTCCGGCACCCTCAAGCTCTCGCCGGTCCTGGCCGCCATGGGACGCACTCCCGAGGAGGCCAAGGGTTCGGTGCGGTTCTCGCTGGGGAAGGGGAATACCGTCGAGGAGATAGACCGGGTGCTGGCGGTTCTGCCGGCCATCGTTGCCCGGTTGCGGGGAGAATCATGA
- a CDS encoding integration host factor subunit beta, translated as MTKSELVEQLAEKNTWLTRKDSEMIVNLVFDSISDALKRGEKVEIRGFGSFTVRERGAREARNPKSGDVVKIPAKKTPFFKTGKELRERVNTKEE; from the coding sequence ATGACGAAAAGTGAACTGGTAGAACAGTTGGCAGAGAAGAATACGTGGCTTACCCGCAAGGATTCGGAGATGATAGTGAACCTTGTCTTCGACAGCATCAGCGATGCGCTCAAGAGGGGCGAAAAGGTGGAGATTCGCGGCTTCGGCAGTTTTACCGTCCGCGAGCGCGGCGCCCGCGAAGCGAGAAATCCCAAGAGTGGTGATGTTGTGAAGATCCCCGCCAAGAAAACGCCGTTCTTCAAGACCGGCAAGGAACTTCGCGAGCGGGTCAACACCAAGGAAGAGTAG